The Bartonella grahamii subsp. shimonis region ATTTATTTTGCGCTATGATGATACAGATGTTGAACGTTCTAAACAAGAATATATCGATGCTATTGCTGCTGACCTTGAATGGCTTGGTATTCAACCAGATGCAGTTTATTACCAATCTAAGCGATTTAATCGATATGATGAAGTTGCGGAAATTCTCAAACAACGCGGGTTTCTTTATCCCTGTTATGAAACAGCGGAAGAATTAGATCGGCGTCGTAAAATCCAGCTTTCGCGCAAATTGCCTCCTGTTTATGACCGTGCTGCATTAAAATTGACAGTAGAAGAGAAAAAAGAATTTGAATCACAAGGTCGTAAACCCCATTGGCGTTTTCTTCTCCCTAATTTTGAAAATAATCCTTTGCAAACAAAGCGAACAGAAGTTTGCTGGAATGATGCAGTAAAGGAAAAGCAGACGATTGATTTGGCTTCTCTTTCAGATCCTGTTCTTATTCGTGAAGATGGAAGCTATCTTTATACATTGCCGTCTGTTGTTGATGATGTAGATATGGCTATTACGCATATTATTCGTGGGGATGATCATATTACAAATACAGGCGCTCAAATTGCTCTTTTTAAAGCTCTTAACGCAGAGTTACCGGTTTTTGGTCATATCAATTTATTGGCGACAGTTTTAGGAAAAGGATTTTCAAAACGTAATAATGATCTTTCTATTCGTTCTCTACGGGAAGAAGGATTTGAATCTATAGCTGTTCAGTGTCTTGCTGTTTTGATTGGAACATCGCAAAATGTGTGTCCCTATCCCAATCAAGCAGCACTTTTAGAACATTTTAATCTCCAAGATACGTCAAGATCCGTTGCAAAATTTGATATTGCTGATCTTCTTGCTTTAAATAGTCATCTTGTCCATGAGTTAACTTATGAAGAAGTTCAAATGCGACTTAAAAGCCTTTCTATTGAGGGAGATAAGGCGGAATATTTCTGGAACGCGATAAGAAGCAATATTGATAAAGTCAATGATGCTGTTTTGTGGTGGAAAATCATTCAT contains the following coding sequences:
- the gltX gene encoding glutamate--tRNA ligase; translated protein: MVKVRFAPSPTGYIHIGNIRIALFNWLYAQAYKGKFILRYDDTDVERSKQEYIDAIAADLEWLGIQPDAVYYQSKRFNRYDEVAEILKQRGFLYPCYETAEELDRRRKIQLSRKLPPVYDRAALKLTVEEKKEFESQGRKPHWRFLLPNFENNPLQTKRTEVCWNDAVKEKQTIDLASLSDPVLIREDGSYLYTLPSVVDDVDMAITHIIRGDDHITNTGAQIALFKALNAELPVFGHINLLATVLGKGFSKRNNDLSIRSLREEGFESIAVQCLAVLIGTSQNVCPYPNQAALLEHFNLQDTSRSVAKFDIADLLALNSHLVHELTYEEVQMRLKSLSIEGDKAEYFWNAIRSNIDKVNDAVLWWKIIHDEQNFDTVAPEDRAFVQQSLNFLPEGVLKDESWKIWTTALKEKTGRKGKALFMPLRQALTGMDHGPEMGKILQLLGREKVAERLSRK